A window of the Desulforapulum autotrophicum HRM2 genome harbors these coding sequences:
- a CDS encoding addiction module protein: MVDALWADLLSEEELLESPTWHKKALQKTENRLAEGKERIVDWHTAKKELRKHFE, translated from the coding sequence ATGGTGGATGCCTTGTGGGCGGATTTATTATCAGAGGAAGAACTGCTCGAATCTCCGACCTGGCATAAAAAGGCCCTTCAGAAAACAGAAAATCGTCTTGCAGAAGGTAAAGAGAGAATTGTGGATTGGCATACTGCCAAAAAAGAACTACGGAAACACTTTGAATGA
- a CDS encoding TOTE conflict system archaeo-eukaryotic primase domain-containing protein — translation MTDDRYNSLKKKYDELLEENEYLRAKIRKLESHPNPASYIKTSPVQSTQSEQQNGFHPELNSVDILINNAADDTSLINNFSSINEKIILFMSLFKGRNDVYAKKWQNKKGFSGYSPNCMNEWMPGICNKPRTKCSSCNQQRYFPLDKTAVEKHLRGEMIIGIYPMDLDDTCHFLAIDFDKDGWQKDISVLQETCSHFDLPIAIERSQSGNGCHAWFFFEDKVPAALARKFGSSLLTYSMNKRHEISFASYDRLFPNQDTMPKGGFGNLIALPLQKKVRDNGNSVFIDGDFVSYPDQWRFLSNIEKLNEKLLATFIKKLSKGNELGLLKDGDSKLKPWVKQTTELKKGDFSGTVKIVRSGMLYIKKNGLSQRALNTLKRYAAFKNPAFYKAQAMRISTYGKPRIISCADDFEDYLALPRGCEAEVIQTLDELKVIREIEDDTTSGKTVNVEFNGTLRDEQQEAIDALLAHDNGVLSAATAFGKTVIGAKLISIRKVNTLVLVHRQQLLSQWRERLDQFLTINETLPEPPKKRGRKKEQSLIGHMGAGKDRLSSIIDVAIMQSMNIGGNVKEAIKNYGMIIVDECHHLPAVTFEQILKHATAKYIYGLTATPSRPDGHHPIIFFYCGPVRFSVDAKKQAEKRPFEHYLIPRFTSFRIGSNKDDSEPTIQEIKSHLISDEIRNQLIVDDVVECYQKGRNILILTGRVAHVDDLGEMLRQRISNVICLKGGMGVKKTSIVMEELGSIPNTESFVLVATGSYIGEGFDEARLDTLFLAMPIAWKGTLQQYAGRLHRFSEHKKDVQIYDYVDIHVRMLEKMYGKRLKGYAAIGYKAKVELLPEAPTNIIFSKDNFFSVYLQDIAMASKRLLIVSPFVTKKRMLQMIEHFSAILKKRVEIIIITRPASDFKEDRRTSLEQIFKAVEETGVRLIFRSSIHQKFAIIDDKITWYGSINLLSFGYSEESIMRLESCSIAFELADSIKK, via the coding sequence ATGACTGATGACAGATACAATAGCCTGAAAAAAAAATACGATGAGCTTCTTGAGGAGAATGAGTACCTCAGAGCGAAAATTCGGAAATTAGAATCTCACCCAAATCCCGCCAGCTACATAAAAACAAGCCCTGTTCAAAGCACGCAATCAGAGCAGCAAAATGGCTTTCACCCTGAACTGAATTCTGTTGACATCTTAATAAATAATGCAGCTGATGATACCAGCCTTATTAACAATTTTTCATCCATCAATGAAAAAATTATTCTGTTCATGTCATTGTTCAAAGGACGAAATGATGTATACGCAAAAAAATGGCAGAATAAAAAGGGGTTTTCAGGGTATAGCCCCAATTGCATGAATGAATGGATGCCTGGTATTTGTAATAAGCCTCGAACAAAGTGTTCCAGTTGTAATCAACAAAGATATTTTCCTTTAGATAAAACTGCCGTTGAAAAACATCTCAGAGGCGAAATGATTATTGGAATATATCCAATGGATCTTGATGATACGTGCCATTTCTTAGCCATTGATTTTGATAAGGATGGCTGGCAGAAAGATATCTCGGTATTACAGGAGACATGCTCACACTTTGATCTTCCAATAGCTATAGAGCGGTCCCAATCCGGTAATGGTTGCCATGCCTGGTTCTTTTTTGAGGATAAAGTCCCGGCTGCACTTGCACGAAAATTTGGGTCGTCACTCCTGACCTACTCTATGAATAAACGGCATGAAATTTCATTTGCTTCTTATGATAGATTGTTTCCCAATCAGGATACCATGCCAAAGGGAGGATTTGGTAATCTGATAGCATTACCGCTTCAGAAAAAAGTCAGGGATAATGGAAATTCAGTTTTCATTGACGGAGATTTTGTGTCTTATCCGGATCAATGGCGTTTTCTTTCAAATATTGAAAAATTGAATGAGAAACTTTTAGCGACGTTCATTAAAAAGCTGAGTAAAGGAAATGAACTCGGGTTGCTTAAAGATGGAGATTCAAAATTAAAACCATGGGTAAAACAAACGACTGAGCTGAAAAAAGGCGATTTTTCCGGAACGGTGAAGATTGTTAGATCTGGTATGCTTTATATTAAAAAAAACGGATTGAGTCAGAGGGCGTTGAACACGCTCAAGAGATATGCGGCATTCAAAAATCCAGCATTTTACAAAGCTCAGGCCATGAGGATATCAACATATGGCAAGCCGAGAATCATATCCTGTGCTGATGATTTTGAGGATTATCTGGCACTGCCGAGGGGATGCGAAGCTGAGGTCATACAAACCCTTGATGAATTGAAAGTAATTCGAGAAATTGAAGATGACACAACTTCAGGAAAAACTGTCAATGTTGAGTTCAATGGAACGCTTAGGGACGAACAGCAGGAAGCAATTGACGCCTTGTTAGCCCATGACAATGGGGTGCTGTCAGCTGCCACCGCATTTGGGAAAACTGTTATTGGGGCAAAATTGATCAGTATAAGAAAGGTGAATACCCTGGTATTAGTCCACAGGCAACAGCTGCTCTCCCAATGGCGGGAACGTTTGGATCAATTTCTGACTATCAATGAAACCTTGCCAGAGCCGCCGAAGAAAAGGGGACGGAAAAAAGAGCAAAGTTTGATTGGGCATATGGGCGCTGGAAAGGACAGGCTAAGTTCTATTATTGATGTTGCGATTATGCAGTCAATGAATATTGGGGGCAATGTAAAAGAGGCAATAAAGAATTACGGAATGATAATTGTTGATGAGTGTCACCACTTACCGGCGGTCACTTTTGAACAGATCCTTAAACATGCGACAGCTAAATATATCTATGGCCTGACTGCAACACCCTCACGTCCAGATGGTCATCATCCGATTATCTTTTTTTATTGTGGGCCTGTTCGATTTTCTGTTGATGCGAAAAAACAGGCAGAAAAAAGACCATTTGAACATTATTTGATCCCAAGATTTACATCTTTTAGAATCGGGTCGAACAAAGATGATTCAGAACCTACTATTCAGGAGATTAAGTCCCATCTTATATCAGATGAAATAAGAAATCAGCTGATTGTAGATGATGTAGTTGAATGCTATCAAAAGGGGAGAAACATATTGATTTTGACAGGGCGTGTCGCCCACGTCGATGATTTGGGCGAGATGCTCAGGCAAAGGATTTCGAACGTAATATGCCTTAAAGGAGGAATGGGTGTAAAGAAAACCTCCATCGTAATGGAAGAACTGGGTTCTATACCTAATACGGAATCTTTTGTTCTTGTGGCAACAGGCAGCTATATCGGGGAGGGGTTTGACGAGGCCCGCCTTGATACTTTGTTTTTGGCCATGCCGATTGCCTGGAAGGGGACACTTCAGCAATATGCCGGGAGATTACATCGTTTTTCGGAGCATAAAAAAGACGTCCAGATATACGATTACGTTGATATTCATGTAAGAATGCTCGAAAAAATGTATGGAAAAAGACTGAAAGGGTATGCTGCAATCGGCTATAAAGCAAAAGTTGAACTCTTACCGGAAGCCCCGACCAATATCATTTTTAGTAAAGATAATTTTTTCTCCGTTTATCTACAGGATATTGCAATGGCATCAAAACGGTTGTTGATTGTCAGTCCATTTGTTACCAAAAAAAGAATGCTTCAGATGATCGAACATTTTTCCGCTATTCTGAAAAAACGAGTTGAAATCATAATTATTACAAGACCTGCCAGTGATTTTAAAGAAGATAGACGAACATCATTGGAGCAAATATTTAAAGCAGTCGAAGAAACAGGAGTCCGTTTAATATTCAGATCGAGCATTCATCAGAAATTTGCAATTATTGATGATAAAATAACCTGGTACGGCAGCATAAATCTCTTGAGTTTTGGTTATTCAGAAGAAAGCATCATGCGTCTTGAAAGCTGCAGTATTGCATTTGAATTGGCGGATAGTATAAAAAAATGA
- a CDS encoding HNH endonuclease gives MKAFEIYHSKEKDIDPLIKMGMNENSAKDTIRCFGKLLKGESPSRRVQLSLIKFLLQELYTNNRREDLGNVLRALDKHYEIRSKRYGESNESGQMLIDKYTKKLYGHKVSRFFAYHGPQNPESFDYKGGYGVSQESKWSKVNDDDLVYVIQNVYEKFEFCGIYRILSHYKNEHIGSKNHFRFQLEDITCLINPIDINEDLCGRRLPQLEKPANWSNFKRHFCSQGATFRNPLSSEVFQVLDSLLPDKRPFQFAEEISENEEMLFFEGAKQTVTINKYERDHNARKACIEYHGYNCKVCGFDFEKTYGELGRNYIHVHHLIPLSKIGKEYSINPQTDLIPVCPNCHAMLHKSENPNDLYSLKKMIQK, from the coding sequence GTGAAAGCTTTTGAAATTTATCACTCAAAAGAGAAGGATATTGATCCTCTTATAAAAATGGGGATGAATGAAAATTCTGCAAAAGATACTATTCGGTGCTTTGGCAAATTATTAAAAGGGGAGTCTCCCTCACGTAGAGTCCAGCTAAGTTTAATAAAATTTCTCTTACAAGAACTTTATACAAATAATAGAAGAGAAGATCTTGGTAATGTACTAAGAGCCTTAGATAAACACTATGAAATTCGTTCTAAAAGATATGGGGAATCAAATGAATCTGGACAAATGTTAATTGATAAATACACGAAGAAGCTTTATGGGCATAAGGTAAGTAGGTTTTTTGCTTATCATGGCCCACAAAATCCAGAAAGTTTTGACTATAAAGGCGGATATGGTGTTTCGCAGGAAAGTAAATGGTCTAAAGTCAATGATGACGATTTGGTATATGTAATTCAGAATGTATATGAAAAATTTGAATTTTGTGGAATTTACAGGATTTTAAGCCATTACAAAAATGAACATATCGGCAGCAAAAATCATTTCAGATTTCAACTTGAAGACATAACTTGCCTCATCAATCCTATTGACATAAACGAGGACCTTTGCGGGCGGCGACTTCCTCAGTTAGAGAAGCCTGCTAATTGGAGCAATTTTAAACGACATTTTTGTTCACAAGGTGCAACCTTTAGAAATCCTCTTTCCAGTGAAGTTTTCCAGGTGCTTGACAGTCTATTGCCAGACAAAAGGCCGTTTCAATTTGCCGAGGAAATTTCAGAAAATGAAGAAATGCTATTTTTTGAAGGTGCAAAACAAACGGTCACAATAAACAAATATGAGCGTGACCATAACGCCAGAAAAGCATGCATAGAATACCATGGGTACAACTGCAAGGTATGTGGTTTTGATTTTGAAAAAACTTATGGTGAATTAGGAAGAAATTATATCCATGTACATCATCTAATTCCGCTTAGCAAAATCGGTAAGGAATATAGCATCAATCCTCAAACAGACTTAATTCCTGTGTGCCCGAATTGCCATGCTATGCTTCATAAAAGTGAAAACCCTAATGACTTATATTCATTAAAGAAAATGATACAAAAATGA
- a CDS encoding LexA family protein produces MNTILIPDNSTAISCPICISSVEAGFPSPAEDYMEGSLDLNRHLIKHPAATFFVRVSGDSMINAGIHPGDILIVDRSLEATDKKIVIAVIDGELTVKRLRYRNALISLEPENEDYHPISITQEKSMEIWGVVTNVIHKV; encoded by the coding sequence ATGAACACGATACTCATACCGGATAATTCAACCGCAATCAGCTGCCCCATCTGCATCTCTTCCGTGGAAGCGGGCTTTCCATCACCGGCTGAGGATTACATGGAAGGCAGCCTGGACCTGAACCGCCACCTGATTAAACATCCGGCAGCTACTTTTTTTGTCCGGGTCAGTGGAGACTCCATGATCAATGCCGGGATCCACCCGGGTGATATCCTCATTGTCGACCGATCCCTCGAAGCCACTGACAAAAAAATTGTCATCGCTGTCATAGACGGTGAGTTAACGGTAAAACGCCTGAGGTACAGAAACGCCCTTATCTCGCTTGAACCTGAAAATGAAGACTACCATCCCATCAGCATCACCCAGGAAAAATCCATGGAGATATGGGGTGTTGTCACCAATGTGATTCATAAGGTATGA
- a CDS encoding Y-family DNA polymerase, with amino-acid sequence MGKPVIVLSNNDGCDVARSNEAKALGIAMGAHFFQIKSIVKGNGVRVFSSNYPLYGDMSNRVMQTLAPFTPAMEIYSIDEAFLDLTNFVFTDLVDYAQKMRNTVKKIPAFLYPLALHPPKPLQKLPTELPKNQPKPMVCWI; translated from the coding sequence CTGGGCAAACCTGTGATTGTGCTTTCCAACAATGACGGCTGTGACGTGGCACGTTCCAATGAGGCCAAAGCCCTGGGCATTGCCATGGGCGCCCATTTTTTCCAGATCAAATCCATTGTTAAAGGCAATGGCGTGCGTGTCTTTTCATCCAATTATCCGCTTTACGGGGATATGTCCAACCGGGTGATGCAGACCCTGGCTCCATTTACCCCGGCCATGGAAATTTATTCCATTGATGAAGCCTTTCTGGATCTTACGAATTTTGTATTCACAGACCTGGTGGATTATGCCCAAAAAATGCGCAATACCGTGAAAAAAATACCGGCATTCCTGTATCCATTGGCATTGCACCCACCAAAACCCTTGCAAAAATTGCCAACCGAATTGCCAAAAAATCAGCCAAAGCCGATGGTGTGCTGGATTTGA
- a CDS encoding DUF4113 domain-containing protein gives MFQAVSLYISPGAEKLRLQGSFTEALTVYVMTNRFSPQSYYYNSKTAVLPTASNSTPELIKQGKGLLKQIFQSGKYYTKAGIVFSSQIRDGQVQLDLFDTTDRSRSDDLMLAMDKINARMGSHAVRYAAIGLSGHQSWKGSCNHRSPAYTTEWNQLLNVH, from the coding sequence CTGTTCCAGGCCGTATCACTCTACATTTCCCCGGGTGCGGAAAAGCTGAGGCTCCAGGGCAGCTTTACCGAAGCACTCACCGTTTATGTGATGACCAACCGGTTCTCCCCCCAGTCCTATTACTACAATTCCAAAACAGCGGTTCTGCCCACAGCATCCAACAGCACACCAGAGCTTATCAAGCAGGGAAAGGGGCTGTTAAAACAAATATTCCAATCCGGAAAATATTATACAAAGGCGGGTATTGTCTTTTCCAGCCAGATCCGGGACGGCCAGGTGCAACTGGATCTGTTTGACACCACAGACCGGTCTAGGTCAGACGACTTGATGCTGGCCATGGACAAAATAAATGCCCGCATGGGCAGCCACGCTGTCCGGTATGCCGCAATTGGGCTTTCCGGCCATCAGTCTTGGAAAGGGTCCTGCAACCACCGATCCCCAGCCTACACAACCGAATGGAATCAGCTTTTGAACGTTCATTAG
- a CDS encoding GlsB/YeaQ/YmgE family stress response membrane protein, whose protein sequence is MGILSWIVMGLIVGMLAKFIMPGKDPGGIIVTLLIGIAGSFVGGFIGSFLGFGPVTGFNVGSLLLAIGGAVLLLILYRILKK, encoded by the coding sequence ATGGGGATTCTATCTTGGATCGTAATGGGCTTAATCGTAGGGATGCTCGCAAAATTCATCATGCCGGGTAAAGACCCCGGAGGAATTATCGTTACTCTCTTGATAGGAATAGCGGGTTCTTTTGTCGGTGGATTCATAGGGTCTTTTTTGGGATTTGGGCCAGTTACAGGGTTTAATGTAGGGAGTCTCTTACTGGCTATCGGTGGTGCTGTACTCTTATTAATCCTGTATCGCATTTTGAAAAAGTAA
- a CDS encoding GNAT family N-acetyltransferase encodes MQLNSSNLNLKQYESMLKLKNGQEIFLRPIMELDRHLLVDLFNRMSPQSVYLRFLRHLNSLPESIINRLINIDYHSNFALVAVLKKNKKDAIVSIGRYGYDPDEDGTELAVAVRDDWQQVGLGKKMLSKVVSIAIDHGITNFIGMMDPQNTAIQKLLVNLGYKVRYSMESGFYRVEITV; translated from the coding sequence ATGCAGCTTAATTCATCAAATCTCAATCTCAAACAATATGAATCAATGCTCAAACTTAAAAATGGACAAGAAATCTTTCTAAGGCCGATAATGGAATTAGATCGTCATCTTCTTGTTGATTTATTCAACAGAATGTCCCCTCAATCAGTTTATCTTCGTTTTCTAAGGCACCTTAATTCTCTTCCTGAAAGCATTATCAATCGACTAATAAACATAGATTATCATTCAAATTTTGCCTTAGTTGCTGTTTTGAAAAAAAATAAAAAAGATGCAATTGTATCTATTGGACGTTACGGATATGATCCTGATGAAGATGGTACAGAACTTGCTGTTGCAGTCCGTGATGACTGGCAGCAAGTAGGACTTGGAAAAAAAATGCTGTCAAAAGTAGTCAGTATCGCAATTGATCATGGGATTACAAATTTTATTGGTATGATGGACCCTCAGAACACTGCTATACAAAAACTTTTAGTAAACCTTGGCTATAAAGTGAGATATTCTATGGAAAGTGGTTTTTATAGGGTTGAAATCACAGTATAA
- a CDS encoding RrF2 family transcriptional regulator, whose product MQFSIGVENAFHSLFYMVDFPEHKTIGIKQIAELNKIKVTYLSKVFTKLRKAGIVRSTPGVKGGYELAKQAENISFWDIIEAIEGPTYFFQCAEIRKKNIFVDDPSVFTAECPCLIKVVIQEAEELFRDRLRNRSLRWLYDQVNKDFPQEKKKAISEWAKSI is encoded by the coding sequence ATGCAATTTAGTATAGGTGTAGAAAATGCGTTTCATTCACTATTTTATATGGTGGATTTCCCCGAACATAAAACCATTGGAATTAAGCAGATAGCAGAATTAAACAAAATCAAAGTAACCTATCTTTCAAAAGTTTTTACAAAATTACGTAAGGCGGGGATTGTCCGATCTACCCCAGGTGTGAAGGGCGGATACGAATTGGCAAAACAGGCTGAAAATATTTCTTTTTGGGATATTATTGAGGCCATTGAAGGGCCTACCTATTTTTTCCAATGCGCGGAGATTCGGAAAAAAAATATTTTTGTGGATGATCCGTCTGTGTTTACGGCTGAATGTCCATGTTTAATAAAAGTTGTGATTCAGGAGGCTGAAGAATTGTTTCGGGACAGGTTAAGAAACAGGTCTCTCCGTTGGCTGTATGATCAAGTGAACAAAGATTTTCCACAGGAGAAAAAAAAGGCTATCAGTGAATGGGCTAAAAGCATATGA
- a CDS encoding pyridoxamine 5'-phosphate oxidase family protein, which translates to MIPEKLKEILKNTGVAAIATLGEDGPHLVNTWNNYIKISADGRLLIPAGYMNRTEANVAYNDKVLITLNSRRVTGNHGPGAGFLIKGTASFITSGPDYDLLKAKFDWIRATLAVSIDSAEQTW; encoded by the coding sequence ATGATACCCGAAAAACTGAAAGAAATTTTGAAAAATACCGGAGTGGCGGCAATCGCGACTTTGGGTGAAGATGGTCCACACCTCGTTAATACATGGAACAATTACATCAAAATCTCAGCGGATGGGCGCTTGTTGATTCCAGCCGGATATATGAACAGAACAGAGGCCAATGTTGCCTACAATGACAAGGTATTGATCACCTTAAACAGTAGAAGAGTGACGGGCAATCATGGACCTGGCGCTGGATTTTTAATCAAAGGGACAGCGTCCTTTATAACCTCAGGTCCGGACTATGATCTATTAAAAGCAAAATTCGATTGGATACGCGCTACTTTGGCAGTTTCCATCGATTCTGCTGAACAAACTTGGTAG
- a CDS encoding PLDc N-terminal domain-containing protein: MDTFAIVAGIAAIFWALTILAVVDVLLKDFGSTKTKAIWGFTALLPFVGWLIYLLFGFRKGVKKNDTDPK; the protein is encoded by the coding sequence ATGGATACATTTGCAATTGTTGCCGGGATCGCTGCCATTTTCTGGGCATTGACCATACTTGCCGTCGTCGATGTCCTTTTAAAGGATTTCGGATCAACCAAAACCAAGGCCATCTGGGGGTTTACAGCCCTTCTCCCCTTTGTGGGATGGCTCATCTACCTTTTATTCGGATTCCGCAAGGGTGTCAAAAAAAATGACACCGACCCCAAATAA
- a CDS encoding lytic murein transglycosylase codes for MKTLIHKAHDFFFPVLILLLLLMFSALPNVVQAQENLPKQEFKNLIQRLINDGFSQEDIHKIFDNPKVTFDPKGVSLFFIHSESSLDYDQFLSSDSISNARAYMEKHREDLEKAQEEYGVDKTIITAIILVETRLGTYVGNRPILNTLSTMAAIAGKTERESLWNAISDSRRLTKIKFEQKANKKSEWAYKELKALLKFSTQESIDPSTITGSYAGAMGISQFMPSNALTLAKDGNKDGHVNLFTHADAIHSIANYLNHYGWEPSVTRQQAHKILYKYNHSNYYVDTLLKISDKLKG; via the coding sequence ATGAAAACCCTTATTCACAAAGCCCATGATTTCTTTTTCCCTGTGCTGATACTCCTTCTCCTGCTCATGTTTTCAGCCCTGCCCAATGTGGTGCAGGCCCAGGAGAATCTGCCCAAACAAGAATTTAAAAATTTAATACAACGCCTTATAAACGACGGATTCTCCCAGGAGGACATCCACAAGATTTTTGACAATCCCAAGGTTACCTTTGACCCAAAAGGGGTTTCTCTGTTTTTCATCCATTCAGAATCAAGCCTGGACTATGACCAGTTTCTGTCATCAGATTCCATCAGCAACGCCCGGGCCTATATGGAAAAACACAGGGAGGATCTTGAGAAGGCCCAGGAAGAGTATGGGGTGGACAAAACCATCATCACCGCCATCATTCTTGTGGAAACCCGGCTTGGCACCTATGTGGGCAACCGGCCCATCCTAAACACCCTGTCCACCATGGCCGCCATTGCTGGAAAAACCGAAAGAGAAAGCCTGTGGAACGCCATTTCGGATTCAAGACGCCTGACAAAGATCAAATTTGAACAAAAGGCAAACAAAAAATCCGAGTGGGCATATAAGGAACTCAAGGCCCTGCTGAAATTCTCAACCCAGGAGTCCATCGACCCGTCAACCATAACGGGTTCCTATGCCGGTGCCATGGGCATCAGTCAGTTCATGCCAAGCAATGCCCTGACCCTTGCCAAGGACGGCAACAAGGATGGTCACGTCAACCTATTCACCCATGCCGATGCCATCCACAGCATTGCAAATTATTTAAACCATTATGGATGGGAACCTTCTGTCACCCGGCAGCAGGCCCACAAAATCCTCTACAAATACAACCACAGCAACTACTATGTGGATACACTCTTAAAAATATCCGACAAGTTAAAAGGATAA
- the radA gene encoding DNA repair protein RadA, whose protein sequence is MTKKEKSIFRCQNCGFQSPQWIGKCPDCGGWDTLTPERQRPVKGAGGKLSSNYTRPVPMAAIEFEEEPRIQTGIGEFDRVLGGGIVPGTLVLIGGDPGIGKSTLMLQVLAMLSNAGKKTLYVSGEESIRQLKMRGKRLASETISMLVAAETDLDDILAMAEHEMPAAMVVDSIQTVYSPEIASTPGSVTQIREASMRLMTMAKKTGIPLFLVGHVTKGGAIAGPRIMEHMVDTVLYFEGDRSHVFRILRAVKNRFGSTNEIGVFEMKGQGLEEVPNPSAVFLSERPVNTPGSVVTASMEGTRPILVEIQGLASSSSFGTPRRTVLGLDPNRVALIAAVMEKRLGMNLSGLDIFMNVAGGVKVTEPAADLGVAIALASSFLDRPVPEGTTVLGEVGLTGEIRAVSHVEQRIKEAVKMGFTRCLVPANSLKQIPEIAGTRIDGVSSLKQIMALVF, encoded by the coding sequence GTGACTAAAAAAGAAAAATCGATATTCAGGTGCCAGAACTGCGGGTTTCAGAGCCCCCAGTGGATTGGTAAATGTCCCGATTGCGGCGGGTGGGACACCCTTACACCTGAACGGCAGCGTCCGGTGAAAGGGGCTGGGGGAAAGCTTTCTTCCAACTATACAAGACCCGTGCCCATGGCCGCCATTGAGTTTGAGGAGGAGCCCCGCATCCAGACGGGCATTGGTGAGTTTGACCGGGTGCTCGGGGGTGGCATCGTTCCTGGAACTCTGGTGCTCATTGGCGGTGATCCAGGTATCGGGAAATCAACCCTCATGCTCCAGGTTCTTGCCATGCTGTCAAATGCCGGGAAAAAGACTCTCTATGTGTCAGGTGAAGAGTCCATACGCCAGCTCAAGATGAGGGGAAAACGGCTTGCCTCCGAGACTATTTCCATGCTTGTTGCTGCGGAAACAGACCTTGACGATATTCTGGCCATGGCCGAGCATGAAATGCCCGCCGCAATGGTGGTGGATTCCATTCAGACGGTGTACAGTCCGGAAATTGCGTCCACCCCTGGCAGTGTCACCCAGATACGGGAAGCGTCCATGCGCCTGATGACCATGGCTAAAAAAACCGGTATCCCCCTTTTCCTTGTGGGCCATGTGACCAAGGGCGGCGCCATTGCAGGGCCAAGAATCATGGAGCACATGGTGGATACGGTTCTCTATTTTGAGGGGGATCGAAGCCATGTGTTCAGGATTTTGAGGGCCGTGAAAAATCGGTTTGGATCCACCAACGAGATCGGTGTTTTCGAGATGAAGGGCCAGGGCCTTGAAGAGGTGCCAAATCCTTCGGCTGTGTTTCTTTCGGAACGGCCGGTCAATACCCCCGGGTCCGTGGTCACTGCAAGCATGGAGGGTACAAGGCCGATCCTTGTTGAAATCCAGGGGCTTGCCTCAAGCTCCAGTTTTGGTACGCCCCGGCGGACCGTGCTTGGGCTGGATCCCAACCGTGTGGCCCTGATTGCCGCTGTCATGGAAAAACGACTGGGAATGAACCTTTCCGGGCTTGATATCTTCATGAACGTGGCAGGTGGGGTAAAGGTGACTGAGCCTGCTGCTGACCTGGGTGTTGCCATTGCCCTTGCTTCAAGTTTCCTGGACAGGCCTGTTCCCGAAGGCACTACCGTGCTTGGGGAGGTGGGGCTGACAGGCGAAATCCGGGCGGTGAGCCATGTGGAGCAGCGGATTAAAGAGGCGGTAAAAATGGGGTTTACCCGTTGCCTTGTGCCGGCAAACTCCCTCAAACAGATACCAGAGATAGCAGGGACCCGGATTGACGGCGTGAGTTCCCTGAAACAGATCATGGCGTTAGTTTTCTAA
- a CDS encoding RlmE family RNA methyltransferase yields the protein MKNRGRTKPKKNQWADHYTQKARDENYPARSVYKLMEIQKRFQVIKKGASVLDLGCAPGSWLIHAAELTGPSGRAVGIDLKPVDAALPPNAIAHTGDIFEMESTLGEAVGQDYDAVISDMAPATTGRKDIDAARSFALCEAALRVACGLLADGGNFVCKIFQGAEFKQFENQVKSRFTSHKIFKPDSCRKSSKEIYIIGLGKK from the coding sequence ATGAAAAACAGAGGCCGGACAAAACCAAAGAAAAATCAATGGGCTGACCATTATACCCAAAAGGCCAGGGACGAGAATTATCCCGCCCGGTCGGTTTATAAACTCATGGAGATTCAGAAGCGGTTCCAGGTGATTAAAAAAGGTGCCAGTGTCCTTGATCTCGGGTGTGCTCCAGGGTCATGGCTGATCCATGCGGCAGAACTTACAGGACCTTCCGGAAGGGCCGTGGGCATTGATCTGAAGCCTGTGGATGCTGCGCTTCCCCCCAATGCCATTGCCCATACCGGGGATATCTTTGAGATGGAATCAACCCTTGGCGAGGCCGTGGGACAGGACTATGACGCCGTTATCAGTGATATGGCGCCTGCCACCACCGGCAGAAAGGATATTGATGCGGCACGGTCTTTTGCCCTTTGTGAGGCAGCCCTCAGGGTAGCGTGTGGGCTTTTGGCCGACGGTGGCAATTTCGTATGCAAGATCTTCCAGGGAGCAGAGTTTAAACAGTTTGAAAATCAGGTGAAATCAAGGTTTACCAGTCACAAGATTTTCAAGCCCGACAGTTGCAGAAAATCGAGCAAAGAGATATATATCATCGGATTAGGTAAAAAATAA